Below is a genomic region from Xiphophorus couchianus chromosome 9, X_couchianus-1.0, whole genome shotgun sequence.
GTTCACTGGGTTGAGATCCAAATAACACATGTTGTCCAAAAACAAATCTACCTCTGCTCTGTGCCACTTTTCTGACTGTGTGTGTACAGTTGAGTTGAGCTGCAAAACACCAATGAACTGACTGAAAACAATGCAAAACCCAGCATAAAGAATAAAGTGGTTTTGAAGATACCTATACATTTCAGTATTGTGACTGTTTTGTGGTCCTAAAAATACGGGACTTTTTTGGAGCAATTTATCCAGAATATAGAAgaagaggagagcagagagaatGTGACATTTACTGAGTAAATTTCATGGAAAATATTTGACCTGGTGGTGGAGATAAAATacctctgaaataaaataaatacacaacttTTGGGTCCATTCAGCAAGTGGTGCAAGTTTTCATTAGAGTTTTGTCCAAGATAGGGGTGATTTTTGTACTTCTAAATACTTCACTTTcgcacatttaaaaaagtttttttatgatGAATAGGGTAAAAAAAGAACGTCTAAAATCAATAACATCTAAAACTCAGACTCAACAGCTGTAGCCGTAGTCTGATACTGTCTAATCACATCTTCAGAAAGTAACATGgacaagaaatgttttaaaagaaaaattaagattaAGATTGAAGGAAAGAAAGGGTGGGCCAACATCAACCATAAAGGTAACGAAAACTAATAGTTACTTCAGAAACTAGCTTATAAAAGTCTAACTACTCCTGTATTAAACAGCTTATTGATATATCGCTCTGGATttcaataaaagaagaaaaaaatcaataaagtgCAGGAGATCtacaaagattattttaagaGCAAAGGAAATTATAAGTAGGTTTGTCAAACCCCTGACTGATGTGTAGACAGACACAAACTAATgcaatacattttctaaaatgtattgtAGCAGTacaatgtttgtatttcattggttttatttaatttcttattgttAAGAGGTAAATGAAAAGCGCTGTGGTTATTCTTTGTTCTGTTCCTGTGTGAAGTATAAAAATGATTGATCCATCAGGCATATTGCAAACTAGTCGTAACCCcttacattttttccacattgttccttaaaaccacaaacctctgagtaattgggatttcatgtgacagaccTACAAAATAGGACCTACAGGGTAGTGAAGTAGAGAGAAAGTCAAAAAAGGGTtcttgttttgcaaataaaattctgaaaagtatgatgcatttgtattcagatcCGCTTCGCTCTGATCTtcccaaataaaatctgctgcttTCATATGTCTCTTAATTTATAGAGTCCAGTAGTCTGTTCCTTAATCTTTTCAAATATGGCTTCTCTGTGGAGAACTCAGGGGAACATTAGCAAGCAAACAGAACCATaaagagaagtttaaagcagattaaattataaattaatattcAAAGCTTACAGAGCAGTGTTCAGCTCATGTCTGAAAAGGAAGTATGACACAACTGTAATATTATCTAAATGTatcttgtcaagaaaatccgagctcatcccacttccccatgctggagatttaagtttaacagtaataataaataaagttatctttaaaatgaatcactcaagtgacatcaaggcccaacattagacttaagtgtcaataaaataaatctggttgtgtgtgttgtttttgtctcatgcaaactttgctttaattctacttttttctatctaatcataagaaatcatagtcagtcagagagagtcattaaacaggaaagcaggtttcctggaaaaagaggaaggaagtttccagcctgcagatttataaaaatagctgagactattccttattttaaagcatgaaagttttaaaaaatgaaatctaaacattttgagtaatttgataagattcaaagtaaaatacttatattaatattggtttacttgtaataatatttacacttacatttgtgagaacacttacaagaaaaacaagtaactgtaactttagtagtaaataattagaatcatgtattattcttggtttctttttagaaaacatctgtaataactcacattaagattataataagagtaattaataagttatggttataaaattataaatgaatgctaaatcagagaagctaaagaaaataaatgtgatataaatgtgattttgacattgaacttgaaatggtgtaaaaggtaaaactgcaattaaacatcactgatatgttggaggtagatggtaggtgaaaggtgaaagggtaagggaaaaaggggaactaacaggagagcagagatgatcaacgccTTATTTAGAAACAGGTTGTTGAACAACGTaaacttttcagagaaaaggttgtgcaggcaagggacacaggagattgagcaaccctgagacattagcacagacatcatgacatgatgtctcttaagacagtgatggatatgagatcatctgtctaagcagacagccaatgcaattgcaccaaaagggtggagaaaccctataaaaggtgggggcaaaaggaacctttcgttggatcctccgggcagcttcgagccaagatcgagatggacaaagaactctgcagctgaagaagagccggagccacagagccgaagactgtcctgctcatggggaccaacccgtcagccccacaacctgtggcttcaaatcacacttctctcatcagctgggttcagaccccaaagacaaagatgaagacaaagacaaaggcaaagacaaagaagaagaactggtgccttttatcctgccagcaccaagtcctgtgtgacctcaccatccatgcggagaagaagctcatcagacctacagagatccctgccttcacCGATCAACTTccttctcctgctgcagcaccttcttcatcatcaggccaggtctggggttcgaaacgccaaactccgtccgtctctatcaaaggttcccttttttagttctcagtgtcagcagtagggaaagatagactagatgattgattttacttatttgattatttctgctactgaattaagctgtactgacccttgcaaaaatgccttactaataaaatatttagcataaagaaaatctaaaagatgttgtggacattcagttaatgagtcaccttaaggttctttgatggttgtaaaatagctgtgatgtttgattctggagaggaaaaagtggaaaatgttttataggttgctggtagcccatatgtaaaacatcacCCTTgcgactcgcccgagttactaaaacctacctggttcaataacaaatgcaagttgtaaaatagagaacgagcgaccgttaacaggtgtgctctgtgaaactagttggctgtaggctgctcagtctggctaattcacagggggaagcagggtgggacacctggatgttggccgtcagaaaccaggcgaattgtttctcgaaaccagcttaaacagagtttacttcagttctggacagggtaaatcccagcagatttaggaaactcaattaacccgttagaaggagagctggtagcacatctcccctctcagaagaggaagtacgagagtgagagagtagagaaaggagggggggggggggtgttgcgcaacaacaatctAAAGGTTGGACATGGAGAACATTAACTAGAAAAAGTCAAGCTGAGAATGGTTGCTTAGGAGGAGCTCTACAGAtctacagctcaggtgggagaatttgTTGTCAGAATAATTACTATTCATAGTTGCtacaattctgatttttatggAAGAATGtcaaaaaagaagcaacaatAAGTTTTCCTTCCATAAGTCAAGTGGAAGACCCTGTAAATTTTGTGTAGAAGAAGGTTATTTGTGGAAACAATGGTGAAATAAGGTTGGGACAGAATCATattgtggggatgcttttcttcagcaggcaCAGAGATGCTCGTCACAGTTGAACgaccaagtcaaagtccagacttaagtACTTCCAGTCCAACTGACCTTGAGATGTGCTCAATAGATGAAAATATATAGATTTCAGTGTCTAGATGTGCCAAGCTGGTCGAAAAATATACCAATGGTTTGAATCTGTAActgtatttaaagtttttgaattgtataaagtatttataaaataaagttggAAAACCACAAGTCATTTTCTTCTGTCTCACATATGTGCTACTTTGTATTGGGCTACCACAAAAACGcccaataaattacaatatttccCCAAAGCACTGAACTATCAGAACCTtgaaaatttctaaaatgatgacataaatatgtttttaaggTAACAGTGGCTCTTGTCATGTTCAAAAGTGAGAGATTCCTTTGGTGGAAAACTATCCATCCTTGTAACTGCAGGAAGAATTTCAACAATCAGACATAAatttaaagaatgaaaactGCCTGCAGAGCCAAGTTACAGTGCTGCTCACACAATAAACATGGCTTCACACAGACGTAGATTCTGTTCTGAGGGGATGTTCAAAACAACTCTGTTTTCCTCCGATCACCTGTCGCGGCTACCGGCTCTTCACACCCTGAAAACGAGGGGAAGCTTTGAATCATCACACGTGGATCCTGGAGACCTCCATTTGTATttgactgtgtgtgtgagcacCCCCTGAAACAACATGACTGTTTTTCCCTACTGCTCACGTCAAAGACAAACATTCCACTGCTGGGACGTTCAATGCCAAGCGCCTTTTGATCTCCTTATCATGTGACACCTGAAAGAGGTGAGAGAGAGCAGCCCTCTTCTTCAACGCTTTTCCCAAACACAAACCCAGCGGCGGCTTGTAGCGATGAAGCCCGCTGTGTGGACATGTTTTTGAGAAAGTGGGTCTGTCCGTGACCTCGGATGACTCGGCTTTATTTGACCACTCCGCCTCTAGAATCTGACATGTGGCTCTTCAATGTGAATACTTCACATGTTTTAATGCTGCTTGTCTCTCCCTCTTTGCATCAACCTGCTAATTAAACACGATCCCTTGCTGTGTTTTTCCAGCCATGCCAGGCACTGCCATACCACAAAGCTGACTTTATGCGGCAGCAGATgactttaaaagttatttttaagggATTTAGGTTGAAAGAGCTGCAGGATTGCAGATGATCATCTGACCTCGAGCCACCACTCCACCACATCATCTTTACATCACAGTTCAGCTGGGAACACAAGGTGTGCTTAGATCGGGAAACATGTTGAAGAAAACCTAAATTATGAAACCTTCTAACAGAAGAACCAGGTCTATTCAagcaatgtggaaaaaacaaagcatgtgACCTTCCACACACATACagttgtgtaactttttttttttttttttttttgcatgacagatttaaaaaaacaccattttaatcaataatatatttttttcaatatctcacacattcattttaaaactctaaACCTAAAAATTACTAAGAAGTGTATTAATTATTCTgtgcaaaaatgtgcaaaaatatgttCTGCACCCATCATTACATTTTTAGGTAAATTCAAATGCTGCACACCATAGACGTACAAGTCAAGGTTTGCTACTATTTTTCATTCTTAaagcaaatattaatttgtcTTACCATCATGGATGTAGTTTCCACCTATTTCTATGTATTATTAACAACACTGCCAGAGCAAAAATACATCCTACTTTTAAAGATGCTTTTtgcaatctttaaaaaacaggCAGATTGCGATTTTACTCAAACTTTAAAGCAGGTGAGGGTATTGTTACaggagtgaaacaaaaaaattatataaatttcatttaacatacactgctcaaaaaaataaagggaacacttaaacaacacaatataactccaagtaaatcaaacttctgtgaaatcaaactgtccacttaggaagcaacactgattgacaatcaatttcacctgctgttgtgcaaatggaatagacaacaggtggaaattattggcaattagcaagacacactcaataaaggagtggttctgcagttgggaccacagaccacttctcagtacctatgctgtctggctgatgttttggtcagttttgaatgttggtggtgctttcacactcgtggtaccatgagacggactccacaacccacacaagtggctcaggtagtgcagctcatccaggatggcacatcaatgcgagctgtggcaagaaggtttgctgtgtctgtcagcgtagtgtccagaggctggaggcgctaccaggagacgtggaggaggccgtaggagggcaacaacccagcagcaggaccgctacctccgcctttgtgcaagaaggaacaggaggagcactgccagagccctgcaaaatgacctccagcaggccacaaatgtgcatgtgtctgcacaaacggttagaaaccgactccatgaggatggtatgagggcccgacatccacagatgggggttgtgctcacagcccaacaccgtgcaggacgcttggcatttgccagagaacaccaggattgacaaattcgccactggcgccttgagctcttcacagatgaaagcaggttcacactgagcacatgtgacagacgtgacagagtctggagacaccgtggagagcggtctgctgcctgcaacatccttcagcatgaccggtttggcagtgggtcagtaatggtgtgggatGGCATTTCTTTGGAAGGCCGCACAGCCCttcatgtgctcaccagaggtagcctgactgccattaggtaccgagatgagatcctcagaccccttgtgagaccatatgctggtgcggttggccctgggttcttcctaatgcaggacaatgctagacctcatgtggctggagtgtgtcagcagttcctgcaagatgaaggcattgaagatatggactggccagcaagttccccagacctgaatccgattgagcacatctgggacatcatgtctcgctccattcaccaacgtcacgttgcaccacagactgtccaggagttggcggatgctttagtccaggtctgggaggagatccagACCAggtcaggagaccatccgccacctcatcaggagcatgcccaggcattgtagggaggtcatacaggcacgtggaggccacacacaatactgagcctcattttgacttgttttaaggacattacattaaagttggatcagcgtgtagtgttatttcactttaattttgtgtgtggctccaaatccaggcctccattggttaataaatttgatttccattgatgatttttgtgtgatttttgttgtcagcatattcaactttgtacagaacaaagtattcaatgagaatatttatttcattcagatctaggatgtgttatttgagtgttccctttatttttttgagcagtgtacttGAATggtttaaactattttaaagaaactttatcGATCATCTTCTGTGTCTTTTCTTTGCACATTCTCCTCACACTTAGACTAgcaacaaaaagtttaaaatagaTCTCTACAGCTTTGAATCTGCTCTGGCTTAATGAGATGTGACAACtccaaaaaaagcagaaaagctaTTCTCCATTAAAGTATTAACGTCATGTATAAGCTGTACATGATGTTTTTCATGTACAGCTTATACAATTTGTTCTCCAGGATGTCCAAGTGTGGTTTGTTTTGCTCGCTCTCAGTCAACAGGAAGTCCTTTAATGCATTGCAACAAGGAGAGCAGCTTTATCATCATGCACTGCTTCAGCACATTTTATGAgcttcttggttttgttttttgttttgttttttcaacaaaaaaaaaacaaatgagtcTTCCACTTTTCTAGACAGATGTAAGGACATTTCAAAAGAGCCCATGTTTTCAGCTTTGATCTCTCCAAAAGTGATAATGGAGCTCTTCAGCCATCTTTATTTGGttgtaaaataatacaattttggGATTAAAATCATACCTGAATTACTCCAACTTCAGCCTCTGTTTAAAAGCATCTCATTCAACAGCTTCATTGGATCCTCGCACCTTCCTATTCCCTTTTCACCTCCAAATATtcttctttactttttattaccTTGCCGAACGGGGTTCAGACTTGTTCTACTTAGCTGAAAAACTGTCATGGACTCCAGCCAAATATCGTCAATGTTTCCACCTTTTCCATTTTGTCTTTACTATTTAGGTGTGGCCTGCATTTGCAAATTGAATCTTCTTTTCAAGCAGCAATCGTTTCTTGTATTGTAGTACAAAGAATTTGATCAAAGCTTTTCTTCACTTACTAAAGggtcttttgttgttttgtttttttcagatttttctaaacttaCTTGGtcacaatttatattttttctatgcaacaaaatattatacttaacatcaaagaaaaaaaaattaagaaaatatttaattggtaAGATAAGTTATAGAAACTATAAAGTAACGACTTACAGTTAATGTCAGAATTAGTTGCCTCTGTGATGAAATAACACAGGATGTGTTGCTTCTAAACgaagacaaaaactaaacaaagttTGGTAAGTATCAAACTTTTGTTGATTTGCTGAAATGTAACAGGAAATCTGAATAACAAGTTCAAATTTATTAGTCATCTTCTGCTTTACTTCCAAGACATTACTTTCAATTAGTTCCAAAACCATATATAAACATTCAGTTAACTTTACACCATACCTGTGTAATCAATGAGCAATGACTCTCACATAAGGACTATTAGCAGGGCCAGTCATGGGGCAGCATAACGACGTACAGTAAACCCAAGCATAAATGAAAACCCTCATCAGAGGGCAGCTTAGAGTGCTTTTTGAACATTCAACCTTCAGTCCAGTATTCAAACTAAGGACATATGAAACAGCAGTATTAACAACTTAAATCACCCATGTAGCATGAGGGCatgttaattaaaatgtcttgactgaaaaacaaaaacaaaaaaacgataCTTTAGCCTTAAAAAGGCAATTTTCTAAAAAGTATTGGATTGCATAAAGGAGATGACCAGCTGAAGGAAAATGCATCTCCCAGGTCTTCTCTCAGGTATTAGAGAAGTATAGAAGTTAGAGAAGCAACAAGCATGTTGCTTGTTTCTGAAAGCCATTACACTTATCAGCTAAACATATTAAtgccttgtttttctttatttttattccatttcccCCTCTTCATTTTCTAAACACACACTTCACAAAATACTATTAGCCTGATAAATATCTGTAAAAAGGTTGCTatgccccccaaaaaactgttGGGGAACTGCTGTAATAGACAACTTTGTGGACGTTTGACTGCacaaaatatagatattttaaaattatgaatgGTTAAAGCGTTTGATGTGTGTGTCCAAATTTATGAGTATTTTTGTCACTCAAACTTCTAAAAGTGCAGACActgtttatgtttaatttaatggGCCATTTTTAAAGGGATATAATTACATagtttccaggcacatagtgaaCTTTCATGGCACAATCAAAAAAGTATGCTAGCTCCaatccttaaaataaatgctgtatatatctaACATGACATAAATAGTTATTTAACTTCATAATTTGAGCCTTTAAAatagcctctgtctctttaagaaactcctactCTTTCACATTATCACAACAATGTTCCCCCACTATGCCATTTACAACTCTTCTTAGGctgttggactgagaagtagtttgtatgataatCTCAGCAGGAGTGCAGCTCCACCAGTGTTTGCTacctgctgctgccactagtctgaaggagcttaGTGGGTAAGGCGCACGGGAGGGGAGCTCTGTGAGGACGATGCTCTGCTGGAGACTGCAGTTCCAAGGAAGAGATTTGTGAAAAACCGTGGAGCTTTGTGAGAGCAAATATTTAGGCACCCCAAAAAGACAATGGACATTCAAGAATTTGTCAAACATgcttgaaaaacattaaagcaacacttcaggtatgggtttgatgagggaataacattatgacatgataTAAATTTCTTAAAAGACAGTTTTACATGAtactgaagtttttgttttttctacagaagaaatattcattaaagagcttgtatttttaaaactaccTTTAGAAACTTCCTTAATTCACTAAAAGGTAtagtaaaaacaattaaaatacagaTAACATTTATGAGTAGTAATTGTTTAGAGTATAATCAATATCTGCTTTATAATTTGTACTGTGCAGCAATCACGGGAGAATTTAATAAGTACATCTTGCCAGCTCCAGGTTAGATCCCACATTTACCTCAGAactgaatttaatatttaaacttttactaATTGGGGCGATGAGTTGActcaatatttagcttaaaattCAGTAGTTTTGTCGCATGTCACCTTGATAAAAGAATATgattcagttaaataaaatgacacatttcttCTCAATTTGTATACCTGACTGGTCACATGGATGTCTCATGAGATGGGCGGTAGAAAATGTTCTTAGCAACACCAGATTATATTAATGTCTCGTTTGGTCGGAGACTCAGGTAGAAATCTGGGCATCAGTGAGAGTGACGGTTAACACCAGTAGTCAGCTGATGCAATCCCATTAGGCAGTTGCATGTAGAGGAGGATTCCGTTGCGTTGCATCAGAAAGTGAGACAGGAGATGTGAATTGAAATGTGTCATCAGACCCAGGTGAGGGCATGAAGCAGAGGAAGCACGCATGCTATGGAAGGGTGGTTGTAAATGGGGGGAACGTTGTCACATTCTGGGCAGGAGTGACAGTGCACAAGCCGTCTTTGCAGCAAGCCGTGAAAACGTGCAGGTTTCTCTAGCGTGGGACCCTCAAAGCCCCCCAGAGGAAGCCGATGCGAGGGACGTGTCTGTGGTCATGTCAGACTGCCCCGATTCAGAGCTCCGGTCTATTATTATCCCCAGGAAACGGGTAATTACGGGACAGCTCCTGGAAGAACTCCAAAGCCCGACTTTTGTGTGCGCATACCGAAGTCCCGAGTCGCCCCGTCCCTTGGCAAAAACGGCGACCCTTATTCGCTCTGCTATTTCTGAAACTTGGCTTTATTATCCCGCCGTAGTACTCGGGATGCTTTCTCATGTCAAACTGGAGCGGCCAGTTCGTTCTCAGCGCACCCACGCTCTTTGCGCGCAGTGTGGGCGTGCGTAATTTGCGCTCATTAGGCTTTTAGTTTTTCCTAAAGTTGTGTAAGGCGTTATTTTGAGGACAATTAATGGAGAAACACACGCATGAATAGACAATAATGTCACAAATAGAGGTTCGTTTGTGTGAGAGCAGAAATCAGGCACTAAAGTAATCACCAGCTCAGCTCCAGAGTGACAACACATTCCCCTTTCAAGTTatggaaataaactgaaactgacttTAATGGATGTATGTTGTTCTTAAAACGCGGTGGTTTGGAGTAGCACCCGCGTGATAATGGGGGTTGGGTAGGAAGAGGGGGTCCTTGATTGCAACATCAAACACTGGTGTCGTCAGCAATACGTGCCAAGCACCGCCtgttccaaaataaatattgacgTGATTGTTGTATTCAAATGAGCGACATGACCGGACACGGACGGGCCAATCAGAGCTCATCGTATCATTACACCTTCTTTTCAGAAATCATTCATAACGCCGATGCGTCAAACACTCACAGAGCGACCGGCTATAAATACGGCTGCGCGCAACGCACAGTTTGACATCTTCCAAAAATCAAACGAAAGGCACAGAGTAGCAATCGTGGGAATTCAGTCCGGCGCTTTTTCATCTGCAAATTTTCTCTGAACTGctctttattacattttccaaTTTAATACTCAGAACATGTTGGCTGTGCGTGGATTGAGGCACGTAGCTGTGGCAGTGGCTGTGTGCTCGCTGCTCGTTACGGTGACGCTGGGGTCCCCGGTGGTGGGGTCAGAACCGATCCGATGCGCCCCGTGCACCCCGGAACGACTGAGCCAGTGTCCGGCGGTGGCGCCCGGTTGTGCCGAGGTGCTGCGGGAGCCCGGATGCGGATGCTGCCTCGCCTGCGCCCTGAAGGCAGGGGAGCTGTGCGGGATCTACACGGCGCCGTGCGGTTCCGGATTGAGATGCACCCCGAGACCCGGCGACCCCCGGCCACTGCATTCCCTCACCCGCGGACAGGCCGTATGCACGGAGAGCGCTGCGCCGGCGCCCACCCCGGAGCCCCAGACTCAAGGTAGGCCTCCCACGTCCACGGTCACACATCCCACAGCCGCAGCGCTGGAATCAGACGAGTTCCTCATATATGTGATTTAAGTCCTGCCAGTCAGACTCTtttctcattcattcattcatttgctTGTTTCTTCACCCAGACCAGGGAGAGCCAGACGCTGAGATGGACAACTCAGCCATCACCGGCTCCAGCTACCTCCCCGGTCTCCCCTTTGACCCGCGGGCTGTGACTGAGGCTCAGGAGAGCATGAAAGCCAAACTCATCGCCATTCGCAGGAAACTGGTGGAGCAGGTGAGACACACGTTGCTAGCgtgaaaatgtagatttttgaGAGGATGAAAGTTTTTTTGGAGGGTTTAAAGATGACCGGTGACCACCAGGGGGAGCTGGTGCGCTGTTTGAAATTAGAGGGATGCGACGAGACTCGTGTTTCCTTTTATGCCttggttttatttgtagtttaatATCAGAACCCCCGTGCTTGCTGCTTGCGAAAAAGTGATAataatgtttttgattaatcCGTTCGCCACTGGTTCTTTTGTTTAGGGTCCTTGTCATCTGGAATTGGTGACTGCTTTGGACAAGATTACCAAATCCCAAGAGAAACAAGGAGAGAAGTTCACCAAATTTTACCTCCCCAACTGTGACAAGCGTGGCCTTTACAAACCCAAGCAGGTTGGTGTCTTTTGAGGATGATGAACATAGATTTTAGGCATTGGTGAGGCTGAGATTTGCACAAGATGATAACAAAAGTTATAATAAGACAGTTTTTTtggtgtgtggttttttttgttggtattttcaaatcagttaatacataaatataaaacatgatatttgatttattgcaaGCATTCTCAGCAAACCTGTGTATGTGAGCTTCAAGCAGATTTTTCTCAGGCTTCTCATAGGAGACCTGCTTTGGTTGACTAAACACCAGCAGGTCTTACGGGGTCTCAAATTGGCCTtaattaaatcagtttaaattGTGCAGTACATCTTGGACCCATATGGGATTCCTTTTTACACAGTTATTCTGCATCCAGCCTGTAGAGGTGATTAACACGGAGCCATTATGTAAGCTGTAGACCATCCCATCTGGGGCCCATTACTTATCTAATTTATTACCTATATGAGACACATATGGAAACCATGCTGGGATTTGTAATGCAACAAAATCACTTTCATATATTCTCTAAAGTTCTTATGTTAATGTTGTCCATGCATGTGTTATTCTGTTTTTGATATGTAAACCCTCCAAAAATTATGTAATACCATATAGTCTACATGTGTTCTGCTAAGCAAGTTTACAAGCTATTAGTTGTGTAATTAGTCAGGCTCTCTGCTTAGGTAGCGGCTGCAGTTGGTCGCTCTTCAGACGTCCCACTCATTGCTTCCCAGCTGTAGctttaaaacagcaacactacattaataaaaatgctgGGTGGTATTCTTTCAGTTTCCATGACTGTTCATGTTTCTCATGTCCAGAAAATGTTCTATCAAAAGTGTCTTTTTGGTAGGCAAGGGAAAACTACAGTAGCTTTATCGAACCAGCTGACTTGCAGTGTGCAGCAATAGGTTGGGGAGAGGT
It encodes:
- the igfbp1a gene encoding insulin-like growth factor-binding protein 1a, with the protein product MLAVRGLRHVAVAVAVCSLLVTVTLGSPVVGSEPIRCAPCTPERLSQCPAVAPGCAEVLREPGCGCCLACALKAGELCGIYTAPCGSGLRCTPRPGDPRPLHSLTRGQAVCTESAAPAPTPEPQTQDQGEPDAEMDNSAITGSSYLPGLPFDPRAVTEAQESMKAKLIAIRRKLVEQGPCHLELVTALDKITKSQEKQGEKFTKFYLPNCDKRGLYKPKQCESSLDGQKGRCWCVNTWNGKLLSSSDLPADAECP